A single genomic interval of Ramlibacter sp. harbors:
- a CDS encoding dipeptide ABC transporter ATP-binding protein, with amino-acid sequence MSTLTQATPPLVQAQDLAKTFDVSAPWLNRVIERKPRQLLHAVDGVSFEIERGKTLALVGESGCGKSTVARLLVGLYEPTRGGLTFDGQDAHAAFKSPGGLALRRRVQMIFQDPYASLNPRWLVEDIIGEPLREHRIITDAAELKARVGQLLESVGLSAQDMVKYPHQFSGGQRQRISIARALATEPEFLVCDEPTSALDVSVQAQVLNIMKDLQRERGLTYLFISHNLAVVRHVSDEVGVMYLGRLVEVAPKHELFDNPRHPYTRMLLDAIPKMHDTGRARTPVSGEVPNPLNPPPGCTFHPRCPHANDRCRTERPALLSLAGVKIACHAVEENRI; translated from the coding sequence ATGAGCACGCTGACACAGGCGACCCCGCCACTGGTCCAGGCCCAGGACCTGGCCAAGACCTTTGACGTCTCCGCGCCCTGGCTCAACCGGGTGATCGAGCGCAAGCCGCGCCAGCTGCTGCATGCCGTGGACGGCGTGAGCTTCGAGATCGAGCGTGGCAAGACGCTGGCGCTGGTGGGCGAGTCGGGCTGCGGCAAGAGCACCGTCGCGCGCCTGCTGGTGGGCCTGTACGAGCCCACGCGCGGCGGCCTCACGTTCGACGGGCAGGACGCCCATGCGGCGTTCAAGTCGCCCGGCGGGCTGGCGCTGCGCCGGCGCGTGCAGATGATCTTCCAGGACCCGTATGCCAGCCTCAACCCGCGCTGGCTGGTCGAGGACATCATTGGCGAGCCGCTGCGCGAGCACCGCATCATCACCGACGCGGCCGAGCTCAAGGCCCGCGTGGGGCAGCTGCTGGAATCGGTGGGCCTGAGCGCGCAGGACATGGTCAAGTACCCGCACCAGTTCAGCGGCGGCCAGCGCCAGCGCATCTCGATCGCGCGCGCGCTGGCCACCGAGCCCGAGTTCCTGGTCTGCGACGAACCCACCAGCGCGCTGGACGTGAGCGTGCAGGCGCAGGTGCTCAACATCATGAAGGACCTGCAGCGCGAGCGCGGCCTGACCTACCTGTTCATCTCGCACAACCTGGCGGTGGTGCGCCATGTGAGCGACGAGGTCGGGGTGATGTACCTGGGCCGGCTGGTCGAGGTGGCGCCCAAGCACGAATTGTTTGACAACCCGCGCCACCCCTACACGCGCATGCTGCTCGATGCCATCCCCAAGATGCACGACACCGGCCGCGCGCGCACCCCGGTCAGCGGCGAGGTGCCCAACCCGCTGAACCCGCCGCCGGGCTGCACCTTCCACCCGCGCTGCCCGCATGCCAACGACCGCTGCCGGACCGAGCGCCCGGCCCTGCTGAGCCTGGCCGGCGTCAAGATCGCCTGCCACGCGGTCGAGGAAAACCGGATCTGA
- a CDS encoding ABC transporter ATP-binding protein translates to MSLLQVNNLVVEFPNRRGTLRALDDISFAIAPGEILGVVGESGAGKSLTGAAIIGLLEPPGRVASGQILLEGQRIDNLPYEQMRHIRGRRIGAIFQDPLTSLNPLYTIGRQLTETIQTHLPVTAAEARKRAIGLLEDTGIPAAAQRIDQYPHQFSGGMRQRVVIALALAAEPKLIVADEPTTALDVSIQAQIIQLLKRICHERGAAVMLITHDMGVIAETCDRVAVMYAGRIAEIGPVHEVINHPAHPYTAGLMAAIPDMSVDRERLNQIDGAMPRLNAIPAGCAYNPRCPQVFDRCTRERPDLLDAGVTRAACWLQDAGGAP, encoded by the coding sequence ATGAGTCTTCTTCAAGTCAACAACCTCGTTGTCGAATTCCCCAACCGCCGCGGCACGCTGCGCGCGCTGGACGACATTTCCTTTGCCATCGCCCCCGGAGAAATCCTCGGCGTGGTCGGTGAGTCGGGCGCGGGCAAGTCGCTGACCGGCGCCGCCATCATCGGCCTGCTGGAGCCGCCGGGGCGCGTCGCCAGCGGCCAGATCCTGCTGGAAGGCCAGCGCATCGACAACCTGCCCTACGAGCAGATGCGCCACATCCGCGGCCGGCGCATTGGCGCGATCTTCCAGGACCCGCTGACCTCGCTGAATCCGCTGTATACCATTGGCCGCCAGCTCACCGAGACCATCCAGACCCATTTGCCCGTGACCGCCGCCGAAGCGCGCAAGCGCGCGATTGGTTTGCTGGAGGACACCGGCATCCCGGCCGCGGCCCAGCGCATCGACCAGTACCCGCACCAGTTCTCGGGCGGCATGCGCCAGCGCGTGGTGATCGCGCTGGCCCTGGCGGCCGAGCCCAAGCTGATCGTGGCCGACGAGCCCACCACGGCGCTTGATGTGTCCATCCAGGCCCAGATCATCCAGCTGCTCAAGCGCATCTGCCACGAGCGCGGCGCCGCGGTCATGCTGATCACCCACGACATGGGCGTGATTGCCGAAACCTGCGACCGCGTGGCCGTGATGTACGCCGGGCGCATTGCCGAGATCGGCCCCGTGCACGAGGTCATCAACCACCCGGCCCACCCCTACACCGCCGGCCTGATGGCCGCCATTCCCGACATGAGCGTGGACCGCGAGCGCCTCAACCAGATCGACGGCGCCATGCCCCGCCTGAACGCCATTCCCGCGGGCTGTGCCTACAACCCGCGCTGCCCCCAGGTGTTTGATCGCTGCACGCGGGAGCGGCCGGACCTGCTGGACGCCGGTGTGACCCGCGCGGCCTGCTGGCTGCAGGACGCGGGAGGTGCGCCATGA
- a CDS encoding ABC transporter permease: MKQTLARWFDSDVGHSFRTSPVAIVAALIAFVCVFCSVFAGWVAPHNPFDLTTLELSDARLPPAWSELGSRKYLLGTDDQGRDILSALMYGARVSLIVGVASVVLSTLVGVSLGLLAGFRGGWIDATLMRICDVMASFPAILVALLIAGVGRAMFPHAGNAVALTVLILSISMGAQGWVQYARTVRGATLVERNKEYVQAARITGVSALGIMRRHVLPNVMGPVLVLATIQVATAIITEATLSFLGVGVPPTSPSLGTLIRVGNDYMFSGEWWITIFPGLMLIAIALSVNLLGDWLRDALNPRLR, encoded by the coding sequence ATGAAACAAACTCTTGCCCGCTGGTTCGACAGTGACGTGGGCCACAGCTTCCGGACATCGCCGGTGGCCATCGTGGCGGCGCTGATTGCCTTTGTCTGCGTGTTCTGCTCGGTGTTCGCCGGCTGGGTCGCGCCGCACAACCCGTTCGACCTGACCACGCTGGAGCTCAGCGACGCGCGCCTGCCGCCGGCCTGGTCCGAACTGGGCAGCCGCAAATACCTGCTGGGCACCGATGACCAGGGCCGCGACATCCTCTCGGCCCTGATGTATGGCGCCCGCGTGTCCCTGATCGTGGGCGTGGCCTCCGTGGTGCTGTCCACGCTCGTGGGCGTGTCGCTGGGGTTGCTGGCGGGCTTTCGCGGCGGCTGGATTGACGCCACGCTGATGCGCATCTGCGACGTGATGGCGTCTTTCCCGGCCATTCTGGTGGCGCTGCTGATCGCCGGCGTGGGGCGCGCCATGTTTCCCCATGCGGGCAACGCCGTGGCCCTGACCGTGCTGATCCTGTCGATCTCCATGGGGGCGCAGGGCTGGGTCCAGTACGCGCGCACGGTGCGTGGCGCCACGCTGGTGGAGCGCAACAAGGAATACGTACAGGCGGCGCGCATCACGGGCGTGAGCGCGCTGGGCATCATGCGCCGGCATGTGCTGCCCAATGTGATGGGGCCGGTGCTGGTGCTGGCCACCATCCAGGTGGCCACGGCCATCATCACCGAGGCCACGCTGTCGTTCCTGGGCGTGGGCGTGCCGCCCACCTCGCCGTCGCTCGGCACGCTGATCCGCGTGGGCAACGACTACATGTTCTCGGGCGAGTGGTGGATCACGATCTTCCCCGGCCTGATGCTGATTGCCATTGCCCTGTCGGTCAACCTGCTGGGCGACTGGCTGCGCGATGCGCTCAACCCGAGACTGCGCTAG
- a CDS encoding ABC transporter substrate-binding protein has protein sequence MKFKTNLLTAAVFCAVAATSVAVSAQTVRIANQGDSLSMDPHSLNESLQLSVTGNIYEPLVDRNKDLSLAPALATSWKQTSPTVWRFELRKGVKFHDGTPFTADDVLFSFARTQVDGSDMKSYTNDFKEVRKIDDFTVEIETKTPFPILPDVISLVYIMSKKWCETNQATKPVDRRKGIENAASFRANGTGAYRLRERQPNVRSTFVRNGNYWGKIDGNVQEVIFTPIGNDATRVAALLSGEVDVMEPVPVQDIDRINAAPNARVLAGPELRTIFLGMDQKRDELLYSNVKGKNPFKDKRVRQAFYQAIDIEGIKKTVMRGASNPTALMVGPGINGFTAEQNKRLPYDPEASKKLLAEAGYPNGFEVTMNCPNDRYVNDARICQAVAANLSRINVKINLAAETKGTYFPKVLRRDTSFYMLGWTPGTYDAHNALNALMACPDDKGTGQFNLGSYCNARVTELTKLIQSETDKTKRNAMIKEAFDLHSADIGHLPLHQQALAWGLSKKVELVQAADNRMPFKWISIKK, from the coding sequence ATGAAATTCAAAACCAACCTCTTGACTGCCGCCGTCTTCTGCGCGGTGGCCGCCACCAGCGTGGCCGTGTCTGCGCAGACCGTGCGCATTGCCAACCAGGGTGACTCGCTGTCCATGGACCCGCATTCGCTCAACGAGTCGCTGCAGTTGAGCGTGACCGGCAACATCTATGAACCGCTGGTGGACCGCAACAAGGACCTGAGCCTTGCGCCTGCGCTGGCCACTTCGTGGAAGCAGACCTCGCCCACGGTCTGGCGCTTCGAGCTGCGCAAGGGCGTCAAATTCCATGACGGAACCCCGTTCACGGCCGACGATGTGCTGTTCTCGTTTGCCCGCACCCAGGTCGATGGCTCGGACATGAAGAGCTACACCAACGACTTCAAGGAAGTGCGCAAGATCGATGACTTCACGGTCGAGATCGAGACCAAGACCCCGTTCCCCATCCTGCCCGACGTGATCTCGCTGGTCTACATCATGAGCAAGAAGTGGTGCGAGACCAACCAGGCGACCAAGCCGGTGGACCGCCGCAAGGGCATCGAGAACGCAGCCTCGTTCCGCGCCAACGGCACGGGCGCCTACCGCCTGCGCGAGCGCCAGCCCAATGTGCGCTCCACTTTTGTGCGCAACGGCAACTACTGGGGCAAGATTGACGGCAATGTGCAGGAGGTGATCTTCACCCCCATCGGCAATGACGCCACGCGCGTTGCTGCCCTGCTGTCGGGCGAGGTCGACGTGATGGAGCCGGTGCCGGTGCAGGACATCGACCGCATCAACGCCGCGCCCAACGCGCGCGTGCTGGCCGGCCCCGAGTTGCGCACCATCTTCCTGGGCATGGACCAGAAGCGTGACGAGCTGCTCTACTCGAACGTGAAGGGCAAGAACCCGTTCAAGGACAAGCGCGTGCGCCAGGCCTTCTACCAGGCCATCGACATCGAGGGCATCAAGAAGACCGTGATGCGCGGCGCCTCCAACCCCACCGCGCTGATGGTCGGCCCCGGCATCAACGGTTTCACGGCCGAGCAGAACAAGCGCCTGCCCTACGACCCCGAGGCCTCGAAGAAGCTGCTGGCCGAAGCCGGCTACCCGAACGGCTTTGAAGTGACCATGAACTGCCCGAACGACCGCTACGTCAACGACGCGCGGATCTGCCAGGCCGTGGCCGCCAACCTGTCGCGCATCAACGTCAAGATCAACCTCGCGGCTGAAACCAAGGGCACCTACTTCCCCAAGGTGCTGCGCCGTGACACCAGCTTCTACATGCTGGGCTGGACGCCGGGCACCTACGATGCCCACAACGCGCTGAATGCCCTCATGGCCTGCCCGGACGACAAGGGCACGGGCCAGTTCAACCTGGGCAGCTACTGCAATGCGCGCGTGACCGAGCTCACCAAGCTGATCCAGTCCGAGACCGACAAGACCAAGCGCAACGCGATGATCAAGGAAGCCTTTGACCTGCATTCGGCCGACATTGGCCACCTGCCGCTGCACCAGCAGGCTCTGGCCTGGGGCCTGAGCAAGAAGGTGGAGCTGGTTCAGGCGGCGGACAACCGCATGCCGTTCAAGTGGATCAGCATCAAGAAGTAA
- a CDS encoding amidohydrolase codes for MLLPPTPGRLKASGRAFSHIAAYHPELTALRRDLHAHPELGFEEVYTSGRVKQALKLCGVDEVHEGIGKTGVVALIKGRTNTSGRMIGLRADMDALTMTEHNDFPWKSTHPGMMHGCGHDGHVTMLVGAARYLAETRQFDGTAVLIFQPGEEGFAGAKAMIEDGLFERFPAEAVYAMHNWPAMQPGTVGINPGPMMAAADRITIEITGRGGHGAHAYLTIDPVLVAGHIITAVQSIVSRNVRPIDGAVISLCAMQAGDLGAMSVIPGKATLVGTVRTFKPEVQALVERRLNELCTAVALGFGATATVKYERIYPATLNTPREAMFAADVAESILGAEHVVRDMEPSMGAEDFSFMLQVKPGAYLRIGQGGEGSCFLHNSRFDFNDDILPLGSALHAGLIEQSLPLAGQ; via the coding sequence ATGCTGTTGCCGCCCACACCCGGTCGACTCAAGGCCAGCGGCCGCGCGTTCTCGCACATTGCGGCTTATCACCCCGAGCTCACGGCATTGCGGCGCGACCTGCATGCGCATCCCGAACTGGGCTTCGAGGAGGTCTACACCTCGGGCCGCGTCAAGCAGGCGCTCAAGCTGTGCGGCGTGGACGAGGTTCATGAAGGCATTGGCAAGACCGGCGTGGTGGCCCTGATCAAGGGCCGGACCAACACCAGCGGGCGAATGATCGGCCTGCGTGCCGACATGGACGCACTGACCATGACCGAACACAACGACTTCCCCTGGAAGTCCACCCACCCCGGCATGATGCACGGCTGTGGGCACGATGGCCACGTCACCATGCTGGTGGGCGCAGCGCGCTATCTGGCCGAGACGCGGCAGTTCGACGGCACGGCCGTGCTAATCTTCCAGCCCGGCGAAGAAGGGTTTGCCGGCGCCAAGGCCATGATTGAAGACGGCCTGTTCGAGCGCTTCCCGGCCGAGGCTGTCTATGCCATGCACAACTGGCCGGCCATGCAGCCGGGCACCGTGGGCATCAACCCCGGGCCGATGATGGCGGCCGCCGACCGCATCACGATTGAAATCACAGGGCGCGGCGGCCATGGCGCGCATGCCTATCTCACGATCGACCCGGTGCTGGTGGCGGGCCACATCATTACTGCGGTGCAGAGCATTGTGTCGCGCAATGTTCGCCCGATCGATGGCGCCGTGATCAGCCTGTGCGCCATGCAGGCGGGTGACCTGGGCGCCATGAGCGTGATCCCGGGCAAGGCCACACTGGTGGGCACCGTGCGCACCTTCAAGCCCGAAGTGCAGGCCCTGGTCGAGCGCCGGCTCAATGAACTGTGCACCGCCGTGGCGCTGGGCTTCGGGGCCACGGCCACGGTGAAGTACGAACGCATCTACCCGGCCACGCTCAACACGCCGCGCGAAGCCATGTTCGCGGCCGACGTGGCCGAATCCATCCTCGGGGCCGAGCACGTGGTGCGCGACATGGAGCCCAGCATGGGCGCCGAGGATTTTTCGTTCATGCTGCAGGTCAAGCCCGGCGCCTACCTGCGCATTGGCCAGGGTGGCGAGGGCAGCTGCTTCCTGCACAACAGCCGCTTTGATTTCAATGACGACATCCTTCCCCTGGGCTCGGCGCTGCATGCCGGCCTGATTGAACAGTCCCTGCCGCTGGCGGGGCAGTAG
- a CDS encoding ABC transporter permease, translating to MLAFILRRLIQAVIVMVAVAFIAFLLFQYVGDPVVFLLGQDASPQQIRELRADLGLDKPFFIQFWHFLVNAAQGEFGLSLRQGAKVSRLISERFPATFELSLVAAIMALVIGIPMGVYSALRRGTFLSQVFMTISLLGVSLPTFFIGILLILVFAVQLGWFPSFGRGETLQIGWWTTGLLKAKGWHHIFLPAVTLAIFQLTLIMRLVRAEMLEVLRTDYIKFARARGLSNRAIHFGHALKNTLVPVMTITGLQLGGLIAFAIITETVFQWPGMGLLFIQAVTFADIPVMAAYLCLIALIFVIINLVVDLLYFAVDPRLRLGKAGGH from the coding sequence ATGCTCGCTTTTATTCTGCGCCGCCTGATCCAGGCCGTGATCGTGATGGTCGCGGTCGCTTTCATCGCATTCCTGCTTTTCCAGTACGTGGGGGACCCGGTGGTCTTCCTGCTGGGGCAGGATGCCTCGCCCCAGCAGATCCGCGAGCTGCGCGCCGATCTGGGGCTGGACAAGCCATTTTTCATCCAGTTCTGGCATTTCCTGGTCAATGCGGCCCAGGGCGAGTTCGGCCTCAGCCTGCGCCAGGGCGCCAAGGTCTCGCGGCTCATCTCGGAGCGCTTCCCTGCCACCTTTGAGCTGTCGCTGGTGGCGGCCATCATGGCGCTGGTGATCGGCATCCCGATGGGCGTTTATTCTGCGCTGCGCCGTGGCACTTTCCTGAGCCAGGTGTTCATGACCATCTCGCTGCTCGGCGTGTCGCTGCCCACGTTCTTCATCGGCATCCTGCTCATTCTGGTGTTTGCCGTTCAACTGGGCTGGTTCCCCAGTTTCGGGCGTGGCGAAACGCTGCAGATCGGCTGGTGGACCACCGGGCTGCTCAAGGCCAAGGGCTGGCACCACATCTTCCTGCCGGCCGTGACCCTGGCCATCTTCCAGCTGACCCTGATCATGCGGCTGGTGCGCGCCGAGATGCTGGAGGTGCTGCGCACCGACTACATCAAGTTCGCGCGCGCACGGGGCCTGTCCAACCGTGCCATCCACTTCGGCCATGCCCTGAAGAACACGCTGGTGCCGGTCATGACCATCACGGGCCTGCAGCTCGGGGGCCTGATCGCGTTCGCCATCATCACCGAAACGGTGTTCCAGTGGCCCGGCATGGGCCTGCTGTTCATCCAGGCGGTCACCTTTGCCGACATCCCGGTCATGGCGGCCTATCTCTGCCTGATTGCGCTGATCTTCGTCATCATCAACCTCGTGGTTGACCTGCTGTACTTTGCCGTGGACCCGCGTCTGCGCCTGGGCAAGGCGGGGGGGCACTGA
- a CDS encoding porin: MKKSLIALAVLATAGVASAQSSVTLFGIADATLAFGKGSGVGSSNKTQLTNSGYNSSRLGFRGTEDLGGGMSASFWLEASALTDNGAGGTTSTNNQATGATGGGGLTFNRRSTVSLAGNFGEIRLGRDYTPQFWNLTVFDPFGTNGVGTTQTLNSSLGGPTIVRASNAMGYFLPKNLGGFYGQVQYYLGENNKTGAATEKDGTGTALRLGYAAGPVNAALAFSSTKYATGNIKSANIGGQYDLGVAKLMAHYARDRVDSTPSVTGKGYLLGGLIPMGAGEIRVAYSVYKTDAGTSPKSKKLALGYVHNLSKRTALYTTFARVSNSGGAASALNGAVTAANNNSTGYDFGIRHSF, encoded by the coding sequence ATGAAAAAGTCCCTGATTGCTCTGGCTGTGCTGGCGACCGCCGGCGTGGCTTCTGCCCAATCTTCCGTCACCCTGTTCGGTATCGCTGACGCAACCCTCGCCTTCGGCAAGGGCTCTGGTGTTGGTTCTTCCAACAAGACCCAGCTGACGAACTCCGGCTACAACTCCAGCCGTCTGGGTTTCCGTGGCACGGAAGACCTCGGTGGTGGCATGTCCGCCAGCTTCTGGCTTGAAGCCAGCGCCCTGACCGACAACGGCGCCGGCGGCACGACCAGCACCAACAACCAAGCTACTGGCGCCACCGGCGGCGGCGGCCTGACCTTCAACCGTCGTTCGACCGTCAGCCTGGCTGGCAACTTCGGTGAAATCCGCCTCGGCCGTGACTACACGCCCCAGTTCTGGAACCTGACCGTGTTCGATCCGTTCGGCACGAACGGCGTGGGCACCACCCAGACCCTGAACTCCAGCCTCGGCGGCCCGACCATCGTTCGCGCTTCCAACGCCATGGGTTACTTCCTGCCCAAGAACCTGGGCGGCTTCTACGGCCAAGTCCAGTACTACCTGGGTGAGAACAACAAGACTGGCGCTGCCACCGAAAAAGACGGCACGGGTACCGCCCTGCGTCTCGGCTACGCTGCCGGCCCGGTCAACGCTGCTCTGGCTTTCTCCAGCACCAAGTACGCTACCGGCAACATCAAGAGCGCCAACATCGGTGGTCAGTATGACCTCGGCGTTGCCAAGCTGATGGCTCACTACGCTCGTGACCGCGTGGACTCCACCCCGTCGGTGACCGGCAAGGGCTACCTGCTGGGCGGCCTGATCCCCATGGGCGCTGGCGAAATCCGCGTTGCCTACTCTGTCTACAAGACGGACGCTGGCACCTCGCCCAAGTCCAAGAAGCTCGCTCTGGGCTACGTGCACAACCTGTCCAAGCGTACGGCTCTGTACACCACGTTTGCTCGCGTGAGCAACAGCGGTGGCGCAGCTTCCGCCCTGAACGGTGCCGTGACCGCCGCGAACAACAATTCGACCGGCTACGACTTCGGCATCCGTCACAGCTTCTGA
- the coq7 gene encoding 2-polyprenyl-3-methyl-6-methoxy-1,4-benzoquinone monooxygenase: protein MDQLLIAADTTLRTLFARPSATRACPTVPADETRLEPSQKRLSGALMRVNHVGEVCAQALYTAQAAATTNSALREHFKQAARQETDHLAWTRGRLDELGTRPSLLNPLWYAGAFGLGLLAGRLGDRVSLGFVAETERQVESHLQGHLDRLPAQDHASRAIVAQMQSDEAEHASQAVQAGAAELPAPVKALMAAAARVMTRTAHYI, encoded by the coding sequence ATGGATCAACTGCTCATCGCCGCCGACACCACGCTGCGCACCCTGTTCGCCAGGCCCTCGGCGACACGCGCCTGCCCCACGGTCCCGGCCGACGAAACCCGGCTGGAACCGTCGCAAAAACGACTCTCTGGCGCGCTGATGCGCGTCAACCACGTGGGCGAGGTCTGTGCCCAGGCGCTTTACACAGCCCAGGCAGCGGCGACCACCAATTCCGCCTTGCGGGAACACTTCAAGCAAGCAGCGCGCCAGGAGACCGATCACCTGGCCTGGACACGGGGCCGGCTGGACGAATTGGGTACCCGCCCCTCCCTGCTCAACCCCCTGTGGTATGCCGGTGCATTCGGCCTGGGGCTGCTCGCAGGTCGCCTGGGCGACCGCGTGAGCCTGGGCTTTGTTGCTGAGACCGAAAGGCAGGTCGAGTCCCACCTGCAGGGTCACCTGGATCGCCTGCCTGCTCAGGATCACGCTTCACGGGCCATCGTGGCCCAGATGCAAAGCGACGAGGCCGAGCATGCGAGTCAGGCGGTGCAGGCCGGCGCGGCCGAATTGCCCGCGCCAGTGAAGGCCCTGATGGCGGCCGCGGCCCGCGTGATGACCCGCACCGCGCACTACATCTGA
- a CDS encoding OsmC family protein has protein sequence MECTVSWTGATGARSGMGFLAETGSGHTLMMDGAPDAAKPANGGRNLAPRPMETVLAGTGGCTAYDVVLILKRGRHDVRGCSVKLTTERADVDPKVFTKIHMHFTVAGKGIAASAVERAIAMSHEKYCSASIMLGKTAEITTSFELVEI, from the coding sequence ATGGAATGCACAGTGAGCTGGACGGGCGCGACCGGCGCCCGCTCCGGCATGGGGTTTCTCGCGGAAACCGGTAGCGGCCACACGCTGATGATGGACGGCGCGCCCGACGCCGCCAAGCCGGCCAATGGCGGCCGGAACCTCGCGCCCCGGCCCATGGAGACCGTGCTGGCCGGGACCGGCGGCTGCACGGCTTACGACGTGGTGCTGATCCTCAAGCGCGGCCGCCACGATGTCCGGGGCTGCAGCGTGAAGCTCACCACCGAGCGCGCGGACGTGGACCCCAAGGTGTTCACGAAAATCCACATGCATTTCACGGTCGCCGGCAAGGGGATTGCGGCCAGCGCGGTCGAACGCGCGATCGCGATGAGCCACGAAAAATACTGCTCGGCCAGCATCATGCTGGGCAAGACCGCCGAGATCACCACCAGTTTCGAATTGGTCGAAATCTGA
- the ilvA gene encoding threonine ammonia-lyase, biosynthetic, whose product MKKHLKPADYLKKILTARVYDVAVESALEPARNLSRRLHNKVLLKREDQQAVFSFKLRGAYNKMAHLSPQQLKKGVICASAGNHAQGVALSAHKMGVRAVIVMPVTTPQLKVDAVRGLGGEVVLHGDSYSDAYTHAVALEKKQGLTFVHPFDDPDVIAGQGTIAMEILRQHQGPLDAVFVAIGGGGLISGVANYIKAVRPEVRVIGVQMTDSDAMARSVAAKKRVTLPDVGLFADGTAVKLVGEETFRVARGLVDDYVIVDTDAVCAAIKDIFVDTRSIVEPSGAMAVAAIKQYVAARKTRGETYAAILCGANMNFDRLRFVAERAEVGEEREALFAVTIPEERGSFRRFCELIGDLPGGARNVTEFNYRISDSARAHVFVGLTTHGKGESGKIAASFGKHGFAALDLTHDDLAKEHVRHMVGGHSALARDERLLRFVFPERPGALLKFLSLMRPGWNISLFHYRNQGADYGRILVGLQVPATDNKAFTHFLDTLGYPYVEETDNPVYQLFLQT is encoded by the coding sequence ATGAAAAAACACCTCAAGCCCGCCGATTACCTGAAAAAAATCCTCACGGCCCGCGTCTATGACGTGGCCGTGGAGTCGGCACTGGAGCCCGCCAGGAACCTGAGCCGGCGCCTGCACAACAAGGTGCTGCTCAAGCGCGAGGACCAGCAGGCCGTGTTCAGCTTCAAGCTGCGCGGGGCGTACAACAAGATGGCGCACCTGAGCCCGCAGCAGCTCAAGAAGGGGGTCATCTGCGCCTCTGCCGGCAACCATGCGCAGGGCGTGGCGCTGTCGGCGCACAAGATGGGCGTTCGCGCGGTGATCGTGATGCCTGTCACCACCCCGCAACTCAAGGTCGACGCGGTGCGCGGCCTGGGTGGCGAGGTGGTGCTGCACGGCGACAGCTATTCCGACGCCTACACCCACGCCGTGGCGCTCGAGAAAAAGCAGGGCCTGACCTTCGTCCACCCGTTTGACGACCCCGACGTGATCGCCGGCCAGGGCACCATCGCGATGGAAATCCTGCGCCAGCACCAGGGCCCGCTGGACGCGGTGTTCGTGGCCATTGGCGGCGGCGGCCTGATCAGCGGCGTGGCCAACTACATCAAGGCGGTGCGCCCCGAGGTCAGGGTGATCGGCGTGCAGATGACCGATTCCGACGCAATGGCGCGGTCCGTGGCCGCGAAGAAGCGCGTGACACTGCCCGACGTGGGACTGTTCGCCGACGGCACCGCGGTCAAGCTGGTGGGCGAGGAAACCTTCCGCGTGGCGCGCGGCCTGGTGGACGACTACGTGATCGTGGACACCGACGCCGTGTGCGCCGCGATCAAGGACATTTTTGTGGACACCCGCAGCATCGTCGAGCCCTCGGGCGCGATGGCCGTGGCCGCCATCAAGCAGTACGTCGCCGCCCGCAAGACCCGGGGTGAGACCTACGCCGCCATCCTGTGCGGCGCCAACATGAACTTCGACCGGCTGCGCTTCGTGGCCGAGCGCGCCGAGGTGGGCGAGGAACGCGAGGCGCTGTTCGCGGTGACCATCCCCGAGGAGCGCGGCAGCTTCCGCCGCTTCTGCGAGCTGATCGGCGACCTGCCCGGCGGCGCGCGCAACGTGACCGAGTTCAATTACCGCATCAGCGACTCGGCCAGGGCCCATGTGTTTGTCGGCCTGACCACGCACGGCAAGGGCGAGAGCGGCAAGATCGCGGCCAGCTTCGGCAAGCACGGCTTCGCCGCGCTCGACCTCACGCACGACGACCTCGCCAAGGAACATGTGCGCCACATGGTGGGCGGCCATTCGGCGCTGGCGCGCGACGAGCGGCTGCTGCGCTTTGTGTTCCCCGAGCGGCCGGGCGCGCTGCTGAAATTCCTGAGCCTGATGCGCCCGGGCTGGAACATCAGCCTGTTCCACTACCGCAACCAGGGCGCCGACTACGGCCGCATCCTGGTCGGCCTGCAGGTGCCTGCGACCGATAACAAAGCATTCACGCACTTCCTGGACACATTGGGTTATCCCTATGTGGAAGAAACAGACAATCCTGTTTACCAATTGTTTCTGCAGACGTAG